In Capsicum annuum cultivar UCD-10X-F1 chromosome 11, UCD10Xv1.1, whole genome shotgun sequence, one genomic interval encodes:
- the LOC107847845 gene encoding uncharacterized protein LOC107847845 produces the protein MSSGAGTGTSGGSGGVDLPKPSKFAVYQNPAFSAALTTNSLRPSKSTFVFIFTVSIASAYTLLQSFSRESGIADSLKFRYVSQETACLIVRLIQAFAAIVLFGTFLALVKAIYLCTTKTTDVSIMSPSKGTKENTLLTNRQLGLLGIKPNIEQTTMESSTRPPKSRGVSASPSDVLVPVHPPISSSKHSSRLSGDKVRTGSGTTIPSFSTPSKSPASPSLYLVSASSSQSPSIQSSPGGEHMVATPWSNKRATFHKEIATEEQLERFLADVDERITESASKLATPPPTISGFGVASPGNLPSSTNTSGTPRSTPLRPVRMSPGSQKFSTPPKRGEGDLPPPMSMEESIDAFEHLGIYPQIELWRDRLRQWFSSMLLKPLLNKIDTSHTKVMLAAGKLGLTITVSQIGNGTPDTGTAAISTTEMTNEWKPSFSVDEDGLLHQLRLSLVQALDSCMLAARSTSGGLQPSSPQNSMIPIIQECIDAITEHQRLQSLMKGEWGKGLLPQSGVRAEYTVQRIRELAVGTCLRNYDYLGSVEGYEKGNKKWNPELPTDSHLLLYLFCAFLEHPKWMLHVDPTAYSGIQSSKNPLFLGVLPPKERFPEKYVAVVSGVPSVLHPGACILAVGKQSPPVFALYWDKMPQFSLQGRTALWDSILLLCYKIKIGYGGLVRGMHLSSSALGILPVLDSEKDDC, from the exons ATGAGTTCCGGCGCTGGCACTGGAACCAGCGGCGGAAGCGGCGGCGTAGATTTACCTAAACCTTCAAAATTCGCGGTGTATCAGAATCCAGCTTTCTCTGCTGCTTTAACAACAAATAGTCTCCGTCCTTCTAAATCTACTTTCGTCTTCATATTTACGGTTTCGATTGCTTCTGCTTATACTCTTCTTCAGAGTTTTTCtag GGAAAGCGGGATTGCGGACAGCCTGAAATTCAGATATGTTTCTCAAGAAACTGCTT GTCTTATTGTCAGACTCATACAGGCTTTTGCAGCCATAGTCTTATTTGGAACCTTTCTTGCCCTTGTCAAGGCTATTTATTTATGTACAACGAAGACCACTGATGTGTCAATTATGtctccttccaaaggaacaaagGAGAATACACTTCTGACTAATCGACAATTAGGGCTTCTAGGGATTAAACCAAATATTGAGCAAACTACGATGGAGTCTTCAACGAGACCTCCCAAATCAAGAGGTGTGtcagcctctccatcagatgtcCTTGTCCCTGTTCATCCGCCGATTTCTAGTTCAAAGCATTCATCTAGACTTAGTGGTGACAAAGTTAGAACTGGTAGCGGAACTACAATACCATCTTTTAGCACCCCATCAAAATCACCGGCTTCCCCATCCTTGTATCTTGTTTCAGCATCTTCCTCTCAATCACCTTCAATCCAGTCTTCACCGGGTGGGGAACACATGGTTGCCACCCCTTGGTCAAACAAGCGAGCTACTTTCCATAAAGAGATTGCAACGGAGGAACAGCTTGAAAGGTTCCTGGCTGATGTCGATGAGAGAATTACGGAATCAGCAAGCAAGTTGGCGACTCCACCACCCACCATAAGTGGGTTTGGTGTAGCCAGTCCTGGTAATCTGCCTAGTTCCACTAATACTTCTGGAACTCCGAGAAGTACTCCTCTAAGGCCTGTTAGGATGTCCCCTGGTTCTCAGAAGTTCTCAACTCCACCAAAAAGAGGGGAAGGCGATCTACCGCCTCCAATGTCAATGGAAGAGTCGATTGATGCATTTGAACATCTGGGGATCTATCCACAGATCGAGTTGTGGCGTGACAGACTCAGGCAATGGTTTTCATCCATGCTGCTAAAGCCTTTGCTTAACAAAATTGATACTAGTCACACGAAG GTTATGCTAGCTGCTGGCAAACTGGGCCTTACAATCACTGTCAGTCAAATTGGAAATGGAACACCGGATACTGGGACTGCTGCTATATCTACTACTGAGATGACGAATGAGTGGAAACCCTCATTTTCTGTTGACGAAGATGGATTACTTCACCAGTTGCGTTTAAGTCTTGTCCAGGCTCTTGATTCTTGCATGC TTGCAGCAAGGTCAACTTCTGGAGGTCTTCAACCGTCCTCGCCACAAAACTCTATGATCCCTATTATACAAGAGTGCATTGATGCCATCACTGAACACCAAAGACTTCAATCATTAATGAAAGGAGAATGGGGCAAGGGATTGCTGCCACAAAGCGGTGTGCGTGCAGAATATACAGTACAGAGGATTCGAG AGCTTGCTGTAGGAACGTGTTTGAGGAACTACGATTATTTGGGCAGTGTAGAGGGTTATGAGAAAGGAAACAAGAAATGGAATCCCGAGCTTCCAACCGATTCTCATTTGCTCCTATATTTGTTTTGTGCTTTCCTGGAACACCCAAAGTGGATGTTACATGTCGATCCTACAGCTTATTCTGGAATCCAGTCTAGCAAAAATCCGTTGTTTTTGGGCGTTTTACCTCCTAAAGAAAGGTTCCCTGAAAAGTATGTAGCTGTTGTGTCCGGCGTTCCCTCTGTGCTACATCCAGGAGCTTGCATATTGGCTGTCGGAAAGCAAAGTCCCCCAGTTTTTGCGCTATACTGGGATAAGATGCCTCAGTTTTCTCTCCAG GGAAGAACAGCACTTTGGGATTCAATCTTGCTGCTGTGCTATAAAATTAAGATCGGGTATGGAGGGTTAGTGCGCGGTATGCATCTTTCTTCATCAGCATTGGGTATTCTCCCGGTTCTTGATTCAGAAAAGGACGACTGCTGA
- the LOC107847430 gene encoding E3 SUMO-protein ligase SIZ1 isoform X2 — translation MDLVASCKDKLAYFRIKELKDVLTQLSLSKQGKKQDLVDRILATLSDERVSGSFSKRNIVGKEDVAKLVDDIYRKMQVSGATGATDLASKSQVVPETNSVKPKEEIADSYHVKVRCVCTSSLQNETMIQCEDRRCHTWQHIRCVVIPDKPMEGGDPPVPPTTFYCELCRLVRADPFWVTMGHPLYPAKLAITSVPADGTNPVQSIEKTFQITRADRDLLAKQEYDLQAWCMLLNDKVQFRMQWPQYADLQVNGVPVRAINRPGSQLLGANGRDDGPIITPYTRDGINKITLTGCDGRVFCLGVRLAKRRTVQQVLSIIPKVSDGEKFEDALARFRRCVGGGTTTENADSDSDLEVVADCIPVNLRCPMSGSRIKVAGRFRPCIHMGCFDLDVFVEMNQRSRKWQCPICLKNYSLEHVIVDPYFNRITSQMRNCGEDVTEIEVKPDGSWRAKVEGDRRSLGDLGRWHLPDGSLSESLDIESKPTPEILKQVKQEGGSDGNGLKVGLKKNRDGLWEISKPEDQTFSSGNRLRENFGKDVIPMSSSATGSGKEGEDPSVNQDGNGNLEFSNNAFDLEAISLNIDPPYGFGNGNPSVPVVPAADAEVIVLSDSDEENEPIIPSGPIFNNNRSDAPVVSFPAQPQGISDSFHDTALVNGGNSCLGLFGSNVDDFGMNMWSLPPESQGGPGFQLFCSDADVSGSLVDVQHGSINCTTSIGGYGLADTGIGSASLLSETYTDRPNANMNDSLADNSLAFNGNDSSLQIFLPTRPSDTSLEAARDQPDVSNGVGTGDWISLRLGGDGGVHDDSAVANGLSSGQQQVQTKDTTLDSLADSASLLLGMNDSRSTKNSRERSDSPFTFPRQRRSVRPRLYLSINSDSE, via the exons TTTCAGGATCTTTCTCAAAGAGAAACATTGTTGGGAAGGAAGATGTTGCAAAGCTTGTTGATGATATTTACAG AAAAATGCAGGTATCTGGGGCAACCGGGGCAACTGACCTAGCATCAAAGTCGCAAGTCGTCCCGGAGACCAATAGTGTGAAACCGAAAGAGGAAATTGCAGACTCTTACCATGTGAAAGTTCGCTGTGTGTGTACAAGCTCGTTACAAAATGAAACAATGATTCAG TGTGAAGACAGAAGGTGTCACACATGGCAACATATTCGTTGTGTTGTCATACCAGATAAGCCAATGGAGGGTGGTGATCCACCAGTTCCGCCTACTACTTTTTACTGTGAATTGTGCAGACTGGTTCGTGCTGACCC CTTCTGGGTGACAATGGGACATCCTTTGTATCCTGCAAAGTTGGCCATTACAAGTGTTCCTGCCGATGG CACGAACCCTGTGCAGAGTATTGAGAAAACATTTCAGATCACCAGAGCAGACAGAGACTTGTTGGCTAAACAGGAATATGATCTCCAG GCTTGGTGCATGCTTCTCAACGACAAGGTACAATTTAGGATGCAGTGGCCTCAATATGCAGATCTGCAGGTGAATG GGGTTCCAGTGCGCGCGATAAATAGACCTGGCTCTCAATTGCTGGGTGCTAATGGTCGAGATGATGGCCCTATA ATCACACCATATACCAGGGATGGAATCAACAAGATCACATTAACAGGATGTGATGGTCGCGTCTTCTGCTTAGGGGTTAGACTTGCAAAGCGGCGTACTGTTCAACAG GTTCTTAGTATTATCCCAAAGGTGTCAGATGGTGAGAAATTTGAAGATGCTCTTGCTCGCTTTCGTCGTTGTGTTGGTGGTGGAACAACCACTGAAAATGCTGATAGCGATAGTGATTTGGAAGTGGTTGCTGATTGTATCCCTGTCAATCTTCGCTGCCCT ATGAGTGGTTCAAGGATTAAAGTTGCTGGAAGATTCCGACCTTGTATACACATGGGCTGCTTTGATCTTGACGTCTTTGTTGAAATGAATCAAAGGTCGAGGAAG TGGCAATGCCCGATCTGTCTCAAGAACTACTCTTTGGAGCATGTCATTGTAGATCCATATTTCAATAGAATTACTTCTCAG ATGCGAAATTGTGGAGAAGATGTTACAGAAATTGAAGTGAAACCTGATGGTTCTTGGCGCGCAAAGGTAGAAGGTGATCGAAGGAGTCTTGGGGATCTTGGGCGTTGGCATTTACCTGATGGCTCTCTGAGCGAATCTTTAGATATAGAGTCGAAGCCTACGCCTGAAATTCTTAAGCAGGTTAAGCAGGAAGGAGGCTCTGATGGAAATGGCCTTAAAGTTGGATTAAAGAAGAATAGGGATGGATTATGGGAAATCAGCAAACCTGAAGACCAgacattttcatctggaaatagATTGAGAGAGAATTTTGGGAAGGATGTCATTCCAATGAGCAGCAGTGCTACTGGGAGTGGCAAAGAAGGTGAAGATCCAAGTGTTAATCAAGATGGTAATGGGAACCTTGAATTCTCAAACAATGCGTTTGATCTTGAGGCTATCTCTCTTAATATTGACCCACCATATGGTTTTGGCAACGGAAATCCGTCGGTACCAGTGGTACCAGCAGCAGATGCTGAAGTGATTGTACTAAGTGATTCTGATGAAGAAAATGAACCAATTATCCCATCTGGACCTATTTTCAATAACAACCGTAGTGATGCACCTGTAGTTTCTTTTCCAGCTCAGCCACAAGGAATTTCGGATTCTTTTCATGATACTGCGCTTGTTAACGGTGGAAATTCATGCCTGGGGTTGTTCGGTTCTAATGTTGATGATTTTGGGATGAACATGTGGTCTTTACCTCCTGAATCCCAAGGTGGCCCTGGTTTTCAGTTGTTTTGTTCTGATGCTGATGTTTCAGGATCTTTAGTAGATGTGCAGCATGGATCTATTAACTGTACCACCTCTATCGGTGGGTATGGGTTGGCTGATACTGGCATTGGATCTGCCTCTCTTCTTTCTGAGACATACACCGATCGCCCTAATGCTAATATGAACGACAGTTTAGCTGATAATTCCCTGGCATTTAATGGTAATGATTCCTCACTTCAGATATTTCTTCCTACTAGACCATCAGATACGTCACTTGAGGCTGCGAGGGATCAGCCTGATGTTTCAAATGGCGTCGGTACTGGAGATTGGATCTCTCTTAGGCTCGGTGGTGATGGAGGGGTTCATGATGATTCCGCCGTTGCAAATGGGTTAAGCTCTGGGCAGCAGCAAGTACAAACAAAAGATACTACCTTGGACTCATTGGCCGACTCTG CTTCATTGCTTCTTGGTATGAATGACAGCAGATCAACTAAGAACAGTAGAGAACGATCAGATAGTCCTTTTACATTTCCTCGTCAACGCCGTTCTGTAAGACCGAGATTGTATCTAAGTATTAATTCGGATTCTGAATAG
- the LOC107847430 gene encoding E3 SUMO-protein ligase SIZ1 isoform X1 codes for MDLVASCKDKLAYFRIKELKDVLTQLSLSKQGKKQDLVDRILATLSDERVSGSFSKRNIVGKEDVAKLVDDIYRKMQVSGATGATDLASKSQVVPETNSVKPKEEIADSYHVKVRCVCTSSLQNETMIQCEDRRCHTWQHIRCVVIPDKPMEGGDPPVPPTTFYCELCRLVRADPFWVTMGHPLYPAKLAITSVPADGTNPVQSIEKTFQITRADRDLLAKQEYDLQAWCMLLNDKVQFRMQWPQYADLQVNGVPVRAINRPGSQLLGANGRDDGPIITPYTRDGINKITLTGCDGRVFCLGVRLAKRRTVQQVLSIIPKVSDGEKFEDALARFRRCVGGGTTTENADSDSDLEVVADCIPVNLRCPMSGSRIKVAGRFRPCIHMGCFDLDVFVEMNQRSRKWQCPICLKNYSLEHVIVDPYFNRITSQMRNCGEDVTEIEVKPDGSWRAKVEGDRRSLGDLGRWHLPDGSLSESLDIESKPTPEILKQVKQEGGSDGNGLKVGLKKNRDGLWEISKPEDQTFSSGNRLRENFGKDVIPMSSSATGSGKEGEDPSVNQDGNGNLEFSNNAFDLEAISLNIDPPYGFGNGNPSVPVVPAADAEVIVLSDSDEENEPIIPSGPIFNNNRSDAPVVSFPAQPQGISDSFHDTALVNGGNSCLGLFGSNVDDFGMNMWSLPPESQGGPGFQLFCSDADVSGSLVDVQHGSINCTTSIGGYGLADTGIGSASLLSETYTDRPNANMNDSLADNSLAFNGNDSSLQIFLPTRPSDTSLEAARDQPDVSNGVGTGDWISLRLGGDGGVHDDSAVANGLSSGQQQVQTKDTTLDSLADSGSDAPVCAASLLLGMNDSRSTKNSRERSDSPFTFPRQRRSVRPRLYLSINSDSE; via the exons TTTCAGGATCTTTCTCAAAGAGAAACATTGTTGGGAAGGAAGATGTTGCAAAGCTTGTTGATGATATTTACAG AAAAATGCAGGTATCTGGGGCAACCGGGGCAACTGACCTAGCATCAAAGTCGCAAGTCGTCCCGGAGACCAATAGTGTGAAACCGAAAGAGGAAATTGCAGACTCTTACCATGTGAAAGTTCGCTGTGTGTGTACAAGCTCGTTACAAAATGAAACAATGATTCAG TGTGAAGACAGAAGGTGTCACACATGGCAACATATTCGTTGTGTTGTCATACCAGATAAGCCAATGGAGGGTGGTGATCCACCAGTTCCGCCTACTACTTTTTACTGTGAATTGTGCAGACTGGTTCGTGCTGACCC CTTCTGGGTGACAATGGGACATCCTTTGTATCCTGCAAAGTTGGCCATTACAAGTGTTCCTGCCGATGG CACGAACCCTGTGCAGAGTATTGAGAAAACATTTCAGATCACCAGAGCAGACAGAGACTTGTTGGCTAAACAGGAATATGATCTCCAG GCTTGGTGCATGCTTCTCAACGACAAGGTACAATTTAGGATGCAGTGGCCTCAATATGCAGATCTGCAGGTGAATG GGGTTCCAGTGCGCGCGATAAATAGACCTGGCTCTCAATTGCTGGGTGCTAATGGTCGAGATGATGGCCCTATA ATCACACCATATACCAGGGATGGAATCAACAAGATCACATTAACAGGATGTGATGGTCGCGTCTTCTGCTTAGGGGTTAGACTTGCAAAGCGGCGTACTGTTCAACAG GTTCTTAGTATTATCCCAAAGGTGTCAGATGGTGAGAAATTTGAAGATGCTCTTGCTCGCTTTCGTCGTTGTGTTGGTGGTGGAACAACCACTGAAAATGCTGATAGCGATAGTGATTTGGAAGTGGTTGCTGATTGTATCCCTGTCAATCTTCGCTGCCCT ATGAGTGGTTCAAGGATTAAAGTTGCTGGAAGATTCCGACCTTGTATACACATGGGCTGCTTTGATCTTGACGTCTTTGTTGAAATGAATCAAAGGTCGAGGAAG TGGCAATGCCCGATCTGTCTCAAGAACTACTCTTTGGAGCATGTCATTGTAGATCCATATTTCAATAGAATTACTTCTCAG ATGCGAAATTGTGGAGAAGATGTTACAGAAATTGAAGTGAAACCTGATGGTTCTTGGCGCGCAAAGGTAGAAGGTGATCGAAGGAGTCTTGGGGATCTTGGGCGTTGGCATTTACCTGATGGCTCTCTGAGCGAATCTTTAGATATAGAGTCGAAGCCTACGCCTGAAATTCTTAAGCAGGTTAAGCAGGAAGGAGGCTCTGATGGAAATGGCCTTAAAGTTGGATTAAAGAAGAATAGGGATGGATTATGGGAAATCAGCAAACCTGAAGACCAgacattttcatctggaaatagATTGAGAGAGAATTTTGGGAAGGATGTCATTCCAATGAGCAGCAGTGCTACTGGGAGTGGCAAAGAAGGTGAAGATCCAAGTGTTAATCAAGATGGTAATGGGAACCTTGAATTCTCAAACAATGCGTTTGATCTTGAGGCTATCTCTCTTAATATTGACCCACCATATGGTTTTGGCAACGGAAATCCGTCGGTACCAGTGGTACCAGCAGCAGATGCTGAAGTGATTGTACTAAGTGATTCTGATGAAGAAAATGAACCAATTATCCCATCTGGACCTATTTTCAATAACAACCGTAGTGATGCACCTGTAGTTTCTTTTCCAGCTCAGCCACAAGGAATTTCGGATTCTTTTCATGATACTGCGCTTGTTAACGGTGGAAATTCATGCCTGGGGTTGTTCGGTTCTAATGTTGATGATTTTGGGATGAACATGTGGTCTTTACCTCCTGAATCCCAAGGTGGCCCTGGTTTTCAGTTGTTTTGTTCTGATGCTGATGTTTCAGGATCTTTAGTAGATGTGCAGCATGGATCTATTAACTGTACCACCTCTATCGGTGGGTATGGGTTGGCTGATACTGGCATTGGATCTGCCTCTCTTCTTTCTGAGACATACACCGATCGCCCTAATGCTAATATGAACGACAGTTTAGCTGATAATTCCCTGGCATTTAATGGTAATGATTCCTCACTTCAGATATTTCTTCCTACTAGACCATCAGATACGTCACTTGAGGCTGCGAGGGATCAGCCTGATGTTTCAAATGGCGTCGGTACTGGAGATTGGATCTCTCTTAGGCTCGGTGGTGATGGAGGGGTTCATGATGATTCCGCCGTTGCAAATGGGTTAAGCTCTGGGCAGCAGCAAGTACAAACAAAAGATACTACCTTGGACTCATTGGCCGACTCTG GTAGTGATGCTCCTGTTTGTGCAGCTTCATTGCTTCTTGGTATGAATGACAGCAGATCAACTAAGAACAGTAGAGAACGATCAGATAGTCCTTTTACATTTCCTCGTCAACGCCGTTCTGTAAGACCGAGATTGTATCTAAGTATTAATTCGGATTCTGAATAG
- the LOC107847430 gene encoding E3 SUMO-protein ligase SIZ1 isoform X3 — MQVSGATGATDLASKSQVVPETNSVKPKEEIADSYHVKVRCVCTSSLQNETMIQCEDRRCHTWQHIRCVVIPDKPMEGGDPPVPPTTFYCELCRLVRADPFWVTMGHPLYPAKLAITSVPADGTNPVQSIEKTFQITRADRDLLAKQEYDLQAWCMLLNDKVQFRMQWPQYADLQVNGVPVRAINRPGSQLLGANGRDDGPIITPYTRDGINKITLTGCDGRVFCLGVRLAKRRTVQQVLSIIPKVSDGEKFEDALARFRRCVGGGTTTENADSDSDLEVVADCIPVNLRCPMSGSRIKVAGRFRPCIHMGCFDLDVFVEMNQRSRKWQCPICLKNYSLEHVIVDPYFNRITSQMRNCGEDVTEIEVKPDGSWRAKVEGDRRSLGDLGRWHLPDGSLSESLDIESKPTPEILKQVKQEGGSDGNGLKVGLKKNRDGLWEISKPEDQTFSSGNRLRENFGKDVIPMSSSATGSGKEGEDPSVNQDGNGNLEFSNNAFDLEAISLNIDPPYGFGNGNPSVPVVPAADAEVIVLSDSDEENEPIIPSGPIFNNNRSDAPVVSFPAQPQGISDSFHDTALVNGGNSCLGLFGSNVDDFGMNMWSLPPESQGGPGFQLFCSDADVSGSLVDVQHGSINCTTSIGGYGLADTGIGSASLLSETYTDRPNANMNDSLADNSLAFNGNDSSLQIFLPTRPSDTSLEAARDQPDVSNGVGTGDWISLRLGGDGGVHDDSAVANGLSSGQQQVQTKDTTLDSLADSGSDAPVCAASLLLGMNDSRSTKNSRERSDSPFTFPRQRRSVRPRLYLSINSDSE, encoded by the exons ATGCAGGTATCTGGGGCAACCGGGGCAACTGACCTAGCATCAAAGTCGCAAGTCGTCCCGGAGACCAATAGTGTGAAACCGAAAGAGGAAATTGCAGACTCTTACCATGTGAAAGTTCGCTGTGTGTGTACAAGCTCGTTACAAAATGAAACAATGATTCAG TGTGAAGACAGAAGGTGTCACACATGGCAACATATTCGTTGTGTTGTCATACCAGATAAGCCAATGGAGGGTGGTGATCCACCAGTTCCGCCTACTACTTTTTACTGTGAATTGTGCAGACTGGTTCGTGCTGACCC CTTCTGGGTGACAATGGGACATCCTTTGTATCCTGCAAAGTTGGCCATTACAAGTGTTCCTGCCGATGG CACGAACCCTGTGCAGAGTATTGAGAAAACATTTCAGATCACCAGAGCAGACAGAGACTTGTTGGCTAAACAGGAATATGATCTCCAG GCTTGGTGCATGCTTCTCAACGACAAGGTACAATTTAGGATGCAGTGGCCTCAATATGCAGATCTGCAGGTGAATG GGGTTCCAGTGCGCGCGATAAATAGACCTGGCTCTCAATTGCTGGGTGCTAATGGTCGAGATGATGGCCCTATA ATCACACCATATACCAGGGATGGAATCAACAAGATCACATTAACAGGATGTGATGGTCGCGTCTTCTGCTTAGGGGTTAGACTTGCAAAGCGGCGTACTGTTCAACAG GTTCTTAGTATTATCCCAAAGGTGTCAGATGGTGAGAAATTTGAAGATGCTCTTGCTCGCTTTCGTCGTTGTGTTGGTGGTGGAACAACCACTGAAAATGCTGATAGCGATAGTGATTTGGAAGTGGTTGCTGATTGTATCCCTGTCAATCTTCGCTGCCCT ATGAGTGGTTCAAGGATTAAAGTTGCTGGAAGATTCCGACCTTGTATACACATGGGCTGCTTTGATCTTGACGTCTTTGTTGAAATGAATCAAAGGTCGAGGAAG TGGCAATGCCCGATCTGTCTCAAGAACTACTCTTTGGAGCATGTCATTGTAGATCCATATTTCAATAGAATTACTTCTCAG ATGCGAAATTGTGGAGAAGATGTTACAGAAATTGAAGTGAAACCTGATGGTTCTTGGCGCGCAAAGGTAGAAGGTGATCGAAGGAGTCTTGGGGATCTTGGGCGTTGGCATTTACCTGATGGCTCTCTGAGCGAATCTTTAGATATAGAGTCGAAGCCTACGCCTGAAATTCTTAAGCAGGTTAAGCAGGAAGGAGGCTCTGATGGAAATGGCCTTAAAGTTGGATTAAAGAAGAATAGGGATGGATTATGGGAAATCAGCAAACCTGAAGACCAgacattttcatctggaaatagATTGAGAGAGAATTTTGGGAAGGATGTCATTCCAATGAGCAGCAGTGCTACTGGGAGTGGCAAAGAAGGTGAAGATCCAAGTGTTAATCAAGATGGTAATGGGAACCTTGAATTCTCAAACAATGCGTTTGATCTTGAGGCTATCTCTCTTAATATTGACCCACCATATGGTTTTGGCAACGGAAATCCGTCGGTACCAGTGGTACCAGCAGCAGATGCTGAAGTGATTGTACTAAGTGATTCTGATGAAGAAAATGAACCAATTATCCCATCTGGACCTATTTTCAATAACAACCGTAGTGATGCACCTGTAGTTTCTTTTCCAGCTCAGCCACAAGGAATTTCGGATTCTTTTCATGATACTGCGCTTGTTAACGGTGGAAATTCATGCCTGGGGTTGTTCGGTTCTAATGTTGATGATTTTGGGATGAACATGTGGTCTTTACCTCCTGAATCCCAAGGTGGCCCTGGTTTTCAGTTGTTTTGTTCTGATGCTGATGTTTCAGGATCTTTAGTAGATGTGCAGCATGGATCTATTAACTGTACCACCTCTATCGGTGGGTATGGGTTGGCTGATACTGGCATTGGATCTGCCTCTCTTCTTTCTGAGACATACACCGATCGCCCTAATGCTAATATGAACGACAGTTTAGCTGATAATTCCCTGGCATTTAATGGTAATGATTCCTCACTTCAGATATTTCTTCCTACTAGACCATCAGATACGTCACTTGAGGCTGCGAGGGATCAGCCTGATGTTTCAAATGGCGTCGGTACTGGAGATTGGATCTCTCTTAGGCTCGGTGGTGATGGAGGGGTTCATGATGATTCCGCCGTTGCAAATGGGTTAAGCTCTGGGCAGCAGCAAGTACAAACAAAAGATACTACCTTGGACTCATTGGCCGACTCTG GTAGTGATGCTCCTGTTTGTGCAGCTTCATTGCTTCTTGGTATGAATGACAGCAGATCAACTAAGAACAGTAGAGAACGATCAGATAGTCCTTTTACATTTCCTCGTCAACGCCGTTCTGTAAGACCGAGATTGTATCTAAGTATTAATTCGGATTCTGAATAG